A region of the Epinephelus fuscoguttatus linkage group LG13, E.fuscoguttatus.final_Chr_v1 genome:
CAACACTGTGCTGCATGATAACAAAACGCTGCTTCACTGTGTTTTGCTCTGACCTTTGGGACGGTCAGTAGGCCAGCCCCAAATGTCCCCAGGGTCCTAGAAGGTTCATATGTCACAAACATGTCAGAGAACGAGCACATTTGGAGGATCACAGGTGGTGTCAGTAACAGGGTACTTGAGTTCATCTGACAGGCCTATGGCAAAAAGGTATTATTGATGTTAGTCTGTAGTGTTATAATGTCTATAATATCTAGAGGTTTAAAGAGCTAAGCACAAGTTAGATGTACAATATTGAGTAGACTTTATTATTCTGATTAGCAACAGCAAGTCAtgtgattaaattaaaaaataaatataattgtaATCCcttacagaggaaaaaaaatgtgattaaattacagttgctaatcaaaatgtttgtgATTACAAAGGGATTACACCTATTATTTTCTATAAAAAGCTTCTGAATATAATgttcattctgttgctttgcatacGGTGACTGACACCTGGCCCCACTGTCTCGGCCGTACCTGATGATAACGATGATCTGCTGTGAATCTTGCATTATCTAGCTCCATAGTTGGTGACAACGTCACCCTGTTGAGCAGTCCATTCCTCCTTGATGTACTGGTGGTAGGGGTCATTAGAGTGCTCCCCCCTCTTGGATTTGACTGTGCTCACCAGGATGGCCACAATAATGAAGGCCAGCATGCCGATCATCACTGCCAGATACCAGATGACGTTCCTGAAGTTCTCCTCAGCCAGAGTCTTATCCAGAGCGTCGGCTGCAGCTGTCGCATTACGCCTCCAGCTGTCCAGGTAATGGCTCAAAGCACTGGTCAGGGAGTTCTCCAGGTGAAGAGTCAGGTTGGACCAATCAGATGCACTCATCTAGTTGGAGGAAATATGAAGAACTATTTGCTGCTATTTCTAAAAAGTTTAAGACATATTACACTTGTCTATGAAGCATCCAAATTCAGAGCTGTGTAAACTCAGTTCTGCAGCATGCATAAGAGAGGAAAAAGTAGATTTAAAGTAACCCAACAACTATGGGTAAACAAATAATGCACACATTTCACTGGAAAATTTCACACTGTAAGTATTTCTCTGCAGCAGTAGACAAAAGTCATGACTAAATAAGCAACGAttaagataaagaaaaaacaaccgTAGCTCTTATTAGTCAggaatttaaagggatagttcatagttttttttttaagaggggttgtatggggtacttatccatagacagtatataATTTACAATAGCTATCACctggcacgcccccagtttggagaagcaggctggagtccgacaTGGAGGCTAAGCAGTCTACTGCTGAGAAGGGGTTAGacaaaacatatatattttaaccgcctaaaaaagtcccacctaaaaaagtctATATCAGTTCCAGTGTACTCTGAATATTTTTACAGCTTTACCCTAATGTTAGACATtgatttccaacaggaaatgacaatctggtctcactccaaggtTGTCGAAATCCAACAAATACAGACTTTAACCTGGGAGTCGATGTTCTCGTCCCATAAGAttacaaagccaaaccctgttatttttcttAACCCAAccatatgcttttgttgcctaaacctaaccaggtgcgTTAGTTGTTAACggcaaaaaaacattcattcatggtgttttactgtgtgtttataatttaagagaatttcctgtgtaaatggaagtgtattttgaaagaagacaatgcatgcaacaggcagaagttgacacggcgtcccagaatgtcaacatcCAATGCACCAAGGGTACCTTTCAAGTCATATCTGGACATGTAAAGTCcgtgaccaaacgttgatatgtgacaaggttggagtgagaatgtgttggaaatgGAGCAgttatatcgctctcttcaaagccagactccgttaagaaaaacaatgatttaacattgctgcaCAGAAGAGCTGTTGGTCTACCCCTGCCTCAATCTGTTAGTTagcttgtgttattgtgtgactttggcatttaaaagggtcagttcagattcaccaaagtcacacaataacacaaaccaactaacTGATCAAAACAGCggtacaccagcagctcctgtgtacAGCGAGTTAAAATTACTGGGTTTGTCAATGGAGtcgtggctttgacaagagcaaaGATGGAGAACTGTAGCCGTCAAAACTGGCTATCTGACAGAAAgctaaagctgtgaaaatactctaaatatagcatacccTTCAACTGATACTTATCTTTTAGTTTTGTTGCTTACCCCTTCACAGCAGGAGATTCAAACTGGGGGCACACTGACTatcatctactgtatgtaatactgactatggataagtacgtCAGACAACCtaacttcaaaaaatccaaactaacaTTCTTTAACATTCAAAAACGCAGCTAATCTGCTTCATCAGGACTCTGTAGGCTTCAGGGCCTTTAAGCTGTGTGCTGTAATTTAGTGACTACAGCAAACACTGCTAAAAAAGGTGGATCATATTGCTTTGAAGGCCAGTAAGGAACATCAGCTGAATCTGGAAATCAGTACTGTGTTATGAGTCTCTAAAGCTGCATGCAACAAGTAAtcaagcttttaaaaaaaaagccaaataatCAGTACCTAAGCTGATATTTGATTGCTTCAAAATAATTTTGCCTACCAAATTACACCCATTTAAGCGCAGTTCTACAGCCAAGAGAACGTGACAAACAGGATCAGCAGCCTTAAATCATATCATCGTTTACctaaacagaaatgaaaaatacagtatttttcattttacgGTACCAACCTTCTGCCAGGTTTTCAAAGGCCGCATCATGATATTGGTCACCTTggcatgaaaatgtgaaaaataaagaGGAACTGAGAGAGACAGCAGCTGGTTACAGTAAGAATCAAAGTCATTAACTCATAGAAACAGTCGACCACTGCTCATactgtgtttacttttttaatcttttctgCTTGGCTGAACCGTGTGTGTTCActtattgtgtgtgtgggtgagaagGAAAGTTACTGGGGCATGACCTTGACGATGTTAGGCATACAAAGTGCTGGTATTTCCTCTTTCTGATAAGGAAAAGTTAAGAGCTGAAAGTCGTTTTAACCTGACACACCCATACATGCAAAAGACATTAATATATGCATTAAAATCCAAATAACAGCATCAAATACAGAGCAGGAAATTAGATACTATGGTTTGAGAGAGGCTGGTTCGTGTGTTTATTCACTTGTAATTCCCCATCTGCCCACACAGAGGGAGCTCACTGCAAGGGCACATAGACAGTCCATAATATATTTGCTGTAGCTCTCCCTAGATGGCAGCAAAATGAAATACATCTTAGACTCATATACACATGCAGTCATGTATTTTTCAGTGAAATGTGAAATGTCTGCCGTGGGGACACAAACATGTGATTTGCATTTGAGTTCAACTGAGGTATCAGTGTCAGTCACAAAGCTGCACCCTGAAGTCATAAAGATACATTGTCTTGCTCAAAGACACTTCAGTGTGTTATCTGTCTGGCAAGAATGCTTGAAACAGGATCCTACTTGCTGTCTCTCCCCCTCAGAGCCACACTGCTGGAGCAGATGACTCCCACCATCTCTGATCAGTCTGGGAtcatttatgtttttctgtgcaGCGCCAGCGGGTGGATGCTTTGCCGGCTTTCTGCTCTGTAAAGTGAGACAAGAGAATAGGGGGGACAGTATGTGGAAAGAGCATAAGCACAAAGAAACACATACATAAACGCAGAAAACTGGAGCTGAAAATGAGCCTGTAACAGGTGAAAAAGCAGCCTAAAGGAAAGGGAAAGGATGACAAAGGGGTACAGAAAAGCCCCTTATCTGACGTGCAATATATCTTGCAAATTTTTAAACTGTTCTatgcaaaaaaaatctcatgCAAAACGTACCTTATGGAAATCAAAATTTGCATGTGCATATGTGGTTAAGTGAGTTTTTTGTCCACGTTGATGTTTCACAAtttagaattaaaaaaagaatctgGAATTTTTCCGTTGGCTCAGTGTGATGAAAGAAGAACGTTACAACACAATGTGTGTTGAAATAGACTGACACCAGGAGACCAGCACATCTGATGCTTTCCACAATAAAAGCAAGAGATTCTGTATCAACCTGAAcagctttgttttctttcccaCATTATGTATTAAGTAAAATAACCCAGAACAGTAAACTGTAGACAAATCtttaactataaaataaatCTTAAATATCATTATACAGTGCAGctgcatgcaaaagtttgggcacccacAGTGAAAATTTAGTTTACTGTGAaaagtaagtagaagatgaactgatctccaaatgGCATGAGGTTAAAGACGACACAGATTACTTAATAATTCAATATTTTCCagtttcaaaaaaacaaaaaaaaggacctgaagcaaaagtttgggtgCTCTGCATGATCAATACTTAGTTGCGacccctttggcaagtatcacagcttccaAACGctttttgtaaccagctaagagtctttcaaTTGTTGTTTGGGGAATTTCCACCTGTTCTTCATTGCAAAGGGCTTCTAGTtatgtgagattcttgggccatcttgcatgcactgctcttctAAGGTCAATCCAAAgatttttattgctgtttacaGGTAGGTCAGGTGACTGTAAGAGCCTCTctgcaaaaccttcagcttgcgcCGGTTGAGgtcgtccattgtggatttcgaggtgtgtttaggatcattgtcctgttgtagaagccatcctctcttcatcttcagctttgtttttacagatggtgtgatgtttgcttcgagaatttgctggaatttaacaaaatccattcttccctctacccgTGAAATGTTCCTCATgtcactggctgcaacacaagcccaaagcatgattgaTCCACACCCATGTTTAACAGAGGACAGGTattcttttttatctttttatgcTCATTGTGTCCAGAAAGtcatattttaacttcatcagtagAACAGTGcgccaccactccagagtctgctaaatcttcctgcaggtcttttgcagtcaaacgggtgttttgatttgcctttctagcaATCCTAGGAGCAGCTCTCttggaaagttttcttggtcttccagacctcagtTTGACCTCTGCACTTcatgttaactgccatttctcaATCACATCATAAACTGATGAAACaactacctgaaaacactttgctatcttttTACAGCCTCCTCCTGCTTTGTGgccatcagttattttagttttccgAGTGCTaagcagctgtttagaggagcccatgacTGCTGactgttgggacaaggtttcaagaagcagagtatttataaagcttttaaATTTGCATCAAATGGCCTTTCTTAacaatgactgtgaacaagccagagccctaacaaaTTACTTAAAGTCTGAAACTCtgttaaaagttgtctgagagctcaaatgtcttggggtgcccaaacttttgcatgtcactcctttccttttttcactctaaaatcatacaaaacaaaaaacaatagactaatcttgcttaaaatgttgaaaagcatgtttcatcttcatgccttttggagaccagctcatcttctacttacttatCTATTCACAGTATAAGAGATTTTGTCTATGGGTACCCCATATGTGCATGCCACTGTATATACATTTAATGCAATAAGGCAATAAGTAGcctatataaagatggatgacatgtctccacttcctcccactgtacaaaaatgaagccaaaatatctcgGACAgggccgctgccatcttgtgctggtgatgacatatttagccagagtctgtgcagtagtgaTCTCCATGGTATTGAGTTCCTGCTGTCCAACCAGTCGCAAGCAGCACCACTGATCGTGGGCAATTGAATAGCACATATAGCTATCAATTATTACTTCAACCCTCCTTTTAATAGCACCAAATAACTAATTACCCCAaaattatcagaaaaacaaacacttgggCATACATCAGTGTGACAGGAACTATCTAAAGTGatagaaaccatctttgggaaaagtGTATTTGACatattctttgatttttttaatgtggccCTGGAGGTGGCCATGTTTATGACCCTTATGACCTTTTGTAGCCAGCCAACAGGGGAAGACAGAGGTGTATTGGaatggaaatgtattttcttgGCTCCCTCTTGGATGTGCGCTGCTTTCAGTCTGGTACCTGGGGATACATTTATGTCCCAATCTCACCTGTGCACTGTGCCCAGGAGCGCACTGAACTTAGTAAAATATGAAGAAAGCCAGGGTCTTTTTTAGGGAAATCCTACATGGTATACCTTTAAATGCATATCTTTGTGCTACCCTGTTTAGGTCACATTGTCTCACCTGGCTCCATCACTATGTTTGCAGATAATGAAGTTTGAATATTCTTAACTTTCTATTAAATGAACTAGAAATTACAGAGACTGTTATAAATATAATGGATTAGcatgtacaataccaacatgtGATCAAGGAAAATATGCAGAAAGGTTAAGATTCAAATATTAATTAACTCCAAGTacatcaaaaatattgtgatgttCAGGTGCTGCTGGGTGTAAACAAGCTAAGGACAGCAAAGCTATGACTGAAATAGCCAAAGGCCATCAGACATCATCACAAGCCTGGCTGAATTAAACATCAGGGGTCAGACATGAACCAGAACAGCAACAGAAACCCCAAGACAAGTTTGACATATGCAGAGCAGAGGGCAGTGCCACTGGAGCCGGTGAACCATAAACCATAACCCTGATAGGCTCAAATGTTACATAAATGCTGAAATGCAGATTCACACATATTGACCAGATATGCTGTGTTCACTTTTTATGCACACATAAGCAGGAACATGCTCATATGAATCATGTTCTGTTACCTCACATGTTAGTGTGTGAATGTACTTGTTCATTCATGGACTGAGGACACGATTATATAAACAAGTAAAAATTAATATgatgttcagttcagttcatttattGGTCTCCTTagagaaatttgtcttggagCTAGGGGTcagcatacacatacatactgaTAATAATGACTGatttaaaattataataattgtCTTCCTGTTAAATCAGATATGTTTAGTACAGTCTGGGGTGTCTGAAGAGCCTGTTCAACTGCTCCTCAGTCAATcccatggcagcaactcaatgcatttaggcatgtagacgtGGTCAAGACGActtgctgaagttcaaaccaaccaaggtctgcagaagaccatctctgaaccaacaacacaccaacacacatccAACcctgaagcagatgggctacagcagcagaagaccacaccaggtgccagtcctggtgtggtcttctgctgctgtagaagaaaaagaccacaccaggtgccactcctgttagctaacaacaggaaactgaggctacaattcacacaggctcaccaaaactggacaatagaagattggaaaaatgttgcctggtctgatgagtctggatttctgctgccacattcagatggtagggtcataaacaacatgaaagcatggatccatcctgccttgtatcaagggttcaggctgctggtggtgtaatggtgtgggggatattttcttggcacactttgggccccttagtaccaactgagcatggtttaaacaccacagcctacctgagtattgttgctgaccgtgtccatccctttatgaccacagtgtacccatcttctgatggctacttccagcaggataacgaaCCAtatcacaaagctcaaatcatctcaaactagtttcttgaacatgacaatgagttcactgtactccaatggcctccacagtcaccagatttcaatccaatagagcacctttgggatgtggtggaacgggagattcacatcatggatgtgcagccgacacatctgcagcaactgtgtgatgctatcatatCAATATGGACTAAAATCTCTGAGgagtgtttccagcaccttgttgaatctatgccacaaaTAATTAAGGCAGTTCTAAAGGCAAAAGG
Encoded here:
- the LOC125899722 gene encoding potassium voltage-gated channel subfamily E member 2-like: MMRPLKTWQKMSASDWSNLTLHLENSLTSALSHYLDSWRRNATAAADALDKTLAEENFRNVIWYLAVMIGMLAFIIVAILVSTVKSKRGEHSNDPYHQYIKEEWTAQQGDVVTNYGAR